In one Acipenser ruthenus chromosome 10, fAciRut3.2 maternal haplotype, whole genome shotgun sequence genomic region, the following are encoded:
- the LOC117408693 gene encoding electrogenic aspartate/glutamate antiporter SLC25A12, mitochondrial-like isoform X1, producing MAVKVQSTKRADTNELKALFSKYSSVEKDGERYMTPADFVQKYLGLHTEPLHNPKTVQLIAGVADTTKDGLISFQEFLAFESVLCAPDAMFIVAFQLFDKNGTGDVSFENVKDIFGQTVSHHHIPFNWDCEFIRLHFGHDRKKPLSYSEFTQFLQELQLEHARQAFAQKDKTKSGAITAIDFSDIMVTIRSYMLTPFVEENLVSVAGGSISHQVSFSYFNAFNSLLNNMELIRKIYSTLAGSRKDVLVTKEEFVHAANKFGQITPLEIDILFQLCDLYVHSGRLALADIERIAPLEEGALPYNLAEMQRQQSYGEAGRPIWLQAAESAYRFSLGAIAGAVGATAVYPIDLVKTRMQNQRSTGSFVGELMYKSSFDCAKKVVRYEGFFGLYRGLLPQLVGVAPEKAIKLTVNDFVRDKFSKKDGSIPLFAEVMAGGCAGGSQVIFTNPLEIVKIRLQVAGEITTGPRVSALNVVRDLGFFGLYKGAKACFLRDIPFSAIYFPVYAHTKTQLTDEHGRLGALQLLTAGAIAGVPAASLVTPADVIKTRLQVAARAGQTTYSGVIDCFRKILQEEGFRALWKGAGARVFRSSPQFGVTLVTYELLQRWLYVDFGGSRPAGSEPTPKSRIHELPPASPDHVGGYKLAAATFAGIENKFGLYLPKFKSSGVVTIHPPASKESQGS from the exons ATGGCGGTCAAG GTGCAGTCAACAAAGAGGGCTGATACAAATGAACTAAAAGCACTTTTTTCAAAG TACTCGAGTGTTGAGAAGGATGGGGAGCGTTACATGACCCCTGCAGATTTTGTGCAAAAGTACCTTGGACTGCACACAGAACCACTTCACAACCCTAAGACAGTGCAGCTGATCGCTGGTGTTGCAGACACGACTAAAGATGG GCTGATCTCCTTCCAAGAGTTTCTGGCCTTTGAGTCAGTTCTGTGTGCCCCCGATGCCATGTTTATCGTAGCCTTTCAGTTATTTGACAAGAACGGAACTGGAGATGTATCTTTTG aaaaTGTCAAAGATATATTTGGACAGACAGTTAGTCACCATCATATCCCTTTCAATTGGGACTGTGAATTTATTAGACTTCACTTTGGCCATGACAGAAAGAAACCCCTAAGCTATTCTGAGTTCACTCAGTTTTTGCAG GAGTTACAATTGGAACATGCGAGACAAGCTTTTGCTCAGAAGGATAAAACCAAGAGTGGGGCCATTACAGCCATAGATTTCAGTGATATCATGGTGACCATCCGCTCCTACATGCTCACACCTTTTGTTGAAGAGAACCTAGTTTCA GTGGCAGGTGGAAGCATCTCTCATCAAGTCAGCTTCTCATACTTCAATGCGTTTAACTCCTTGCTAAACAACATGGAACTCATTCGAAAAATATACAGCACTTTAGCAGGATCACGGAAAGATGTACTGGTTACTAAAG AGGAATTTGTTCATGCTGCCAATAAATTTGGTCAGATTACACCATTGGAGATCGACATCCTTTTCCAGCTTTGTGACCTTTACGTTCATTCTGG GCGGCTCGCGTTGGCAGATATCGAGAGAATAGCACCACTGGAGGAGGGTGCCCTGCCCTACAACCTGGCAGAAATGCAGCGGCAG CAATCTTATGGTGAAGCTGGTCGACCTATCTGGCTCCAGGCAGCCGAGTCTGCTTACAGGTTCAGTTTGGGCGCAATTGCTGGAG CTGTGGGAGCTACCGCTGTGTATCCCATTGATTTGGTGAAAACACGTATGCAGAACCAGCGCTCCACTGGCTCATTTGTAGGTGAACTGATGTACAAAAGCAGCTTCGACTGCGCCAAGAAGGTGGTGAGATACGAAGGGTTCTTTGGACTGTACAGAG GTCTCTTGCCACAGCTTGTAGGTGTTGCTCCTGAAAAAGCCATAAAGCTAACT GTCAATGACTTTGTGAGAGATAAATTCAGCAAGAAAGATGGTTCCATTCCTCTTTTTGCAGAAGTTATGGCTGGTGGATGT GCTGGAGGTTCCCAGGTGATCTTCACAAACCCCCTGGAGATTGTTAAGATCCGATTGCAGGTTGCTGGAGAGATCACCACTGGCCCCAGAGTCAGTGCCCTCAATGTTGTGCGAGACCTTGGTTTCTTTGGTCTCTATAAG GGTGCAAAAGCCTGTTTTCTACGTGACATCCCATTCTCTGCTATTTACTTTCCAGTATatgcacacacaaagacacagctAACTGATGAGCATGGTCGCTTGGGTGCTCTACAGCTGCTCACTGCTGGTGCTATTGCAG GTGTACCCGCTGCCTCTCTGGTAACCCCTGCTGATGTCATTAAGACAAGACTTCAGGTGGCTGCTCGGGCTGGCCAGACAACATACAGCGGTGTTATTGACTGCTTCAGAAAAATCCTTCAAGAAGAGGGATTCAGAGCCCTTTGGAAAGGAGCAGGAG CTCGAGTCTTCAGATCATCTCCCCAGTTTGGTGTTACACTGGTGACCTATGAACTTTTACAGCGGTGGTTATATGTCGATTTTGGAGGAAG CCGGCCTGCTGGTTCTGAGCCTACTCCAAAATCCAGGATTCATGAACTTCCTCCAGCTAGCCCTGACCATGTTGGTGGATATAAACTTGCTGCCGCCACATTTGCAGGAATAGAAAACAAGTTTGGTCTTTATCTGCCAAAGTTTAAGTCTTCTGGTGTT
- the LOC117408693 gene encoding electrogenic aspartate/glutamate antiporter SLC25A12, mitochondrial-like isoform X2 yields MTPADFVQKYLGLHTEPLHNPKTVQLIAGVADTTKDGLISFQEFLAFESVLCAPDAMFIVAFQLFDKNGTGDVSFENVKDIFGQTVSHHHIPFNWDCEFIRLHFGHDRKKPLSYSEFTQFLQELQLEHARQAFAQKDKTKSGAITAIDFSDIMVTIRSYMLTPFVEENLVSVAGGSISHQVSFSYFNAFNSLLNNMELIRKIYSTLAGSRKDVLVTKEEFVHAANKFGQITPLEIDILFQLCDLYVHSGRLALADIERIAPLEEGALPYNLAEMQRQQSYGEAGRPIWLQAAESAYRFSLGAIAGAVGATAVYPIDLVKTRMQNQRSTGSFVGELMYKSSFDCAKKVVRYEGFFGLYRGLLPQLVGVAPEKAIKLTVNDFVRDKFSKKDGSIPLFAEVMAGGCAGGSQVIFTNPLEIVKIRLQVAGEITTGPRVSALNVVRDLGFFGLYKGAKACFLRDIPFSAIYFPVYAHTKTQLTDEHGRLGALQLLTAGAIAGVPAASLVTPADVIKTRLQVAARAGQTTYSGVIDCFRKILQEEGFRALWKGAGARVFRSSPQFGVTLVTYELLQRWLYVDFGGSRPAGSEPTPKSRIHELPPASPDHVGGYKLAAATFAGIENKFGLYLPKFKSSGVVTIHPPASKESQGS; encoded by the exons ATGACCCCTGCAGATTTTGTGCAAAAGTACCTTGGACTGCACACAGAACCACTTCACAACCCTAAGACAGTGCAGCTGATCGCTGGTGTTGCAGACACGACTAAAGATGG GCTGATCTCCTTCCAAGAGTTTCTGGCCTTTGAGTCAGTTCTGTGTGCCCCCGATGCCATGTTTATCGTAGCCTTTCAGTTATTTGACAAGAACGGAACTGGAGATGTATCTTTTG aaaaTGTCAAAGATATATTTGGACAGACAGTTAGTCACCATCATATCCCTTTCAATTGGGACTGTGAATTTATTAGACTTCACTTTGGCCATGACAGAAAGAAACCCCTAAGCTATTCTGAGTTCACTCAGTTTTTGCAG GAGTTACAATTGGAACATGCGAGACAAGCTTTTGCTCAGAAGGATAAAACCAAGAGTGGGGCCATTACAGCCATAGATTTCAGTGATATCATGGTGACCATCCGCTCCTACATGCTCACACCTTTTGTTGAAGAGAACCTAGTTTCA GTGGCAGGTGGAAGCATCTCTCATCAAGTCAGCTTCTCATACTTCAATGCGTTTAACTCCTTGCTAAACAACATGGAACTCATTCGAAAAATATACAGCACTTTAGCAGGATCACGGAAAGATGTACTGGTTACTAAAG AGGAATTTGTTCATGCTGCCAATAAATTTGGTCAGATTACACCATTGGAGATCGACATCCTTTTCCAGCTTTGTGACCTTTACGTTCATTCTGG GCGGCTCGCGTTGGCAGATATCGAGAGAATAGCACCACTGGAGGAGGGTGCCCTGCCCTACAACCTGGCAGAAATGCAGCGGCAG CAATCTTATGGTGAAGCTGGTCGACCTATCTGGCTCCAGGCAGCCGAGTCTGCTTACAGGTTCAGTTTGGGCGCAATTGCTGGAG CTGTGGGAGCTACCGCTGTGTATCCCATTGATTTGGTGAAAACACGTATGCAGAACCAGCGCTCCACTGGCTCATTTGTAGGTGAACTGATGTACAAAAGCAGCTTCGACTGCGCCAAGAAGGTGGTGAGATACGAAGGGTTCTTTGGACTGTACAGAG GTCTCTTGCCACAGCTTGTAGGTGTTGCTCCTGAAAAAGCCATAAAGCTAACT GTCAATGACTTTGTGAGAGATAAATTCAGCAAGAAAGATGGTTCCATTCCTCTTTTTGCAGAAGTTATGGCTGGTGGATGT GCTGGAGGTTCCCAGGTGATCTTCACAAACCCCCTGGAGATTGTTAAGATCCGATTGCAGGTTGCTGGAGAGATCACCACTGGCCCCAGAGTCAGTGCCCTCAATGTTGTGCGAGACCTTGGTTTCTTTGGTCTCTATAAG GGTGCAAAAGCCTGTTTTCTACGTGACATCCCATTCTCTGCTATTTACTTTCCAGTATatgcacacacaaagacacagctAACTGATGAGCATGGTCGCTTGGGTGCTCTACAGCTGCTCACTGCTGGTGCTATTGCAG GTGTACCCGCTGCCTCTCTGGTAACCCCTGCTGATGTCATTAAGACAAGACTTCAGGTGGCTGCTCGGGCTGGCCAGACAACATACAGCGGTGTTATTGACTGCTTCAGAAAAATCCTTCAAGAAGAGGGATTCAGAGCCCTTTGGAAAGGAGCAGGAG CTCGAGTCTTCAGATCATCTCCCCAGTTTGGTGTTACACTGGTGACCTATGAACTTTTACAGCGGTGGTTATATGTCGATTTTGGAGGAAG CCGGCCTGCTGGTTCTGAGCCTACTCCAAAATCCAGGATTCATGAACTTCCTCCAGCTAGCCCTGACCATGTTGGTGGATATAAACTTGCTGCCGCCACATTTGCAGGAATAGAAAACAAGTTTGGTCTTTATCTGCCAAAGTTTAAGTCTTCTGGTGTT